GGGACGCCTCGAGCGTGCGCAGCGCCGACGCCACGGCGTCCGCCTCGAGCAGGCGCTGCATCGGGGCCCACACCGCGCCATCGAAGTCGGAGAGCGTGGGCAGCAGGACCTCGAGCGCTCGCGCGCGCTCGTCCGGCAGGGTCTGCACCCAGAGCCGGCCGCACAGGCGCTTCCACTCGGACGCGTGCTCCTCGAGCACACCGCGGCTCGTCGTCAGACGGATCCTCGGCCCGTCGAGGCTCGCCTCGTACGGAGGCGCCGCGTCGCCGGGCGCGAAGCTCTCGCCGAACGCGGAGATCAGGCTGTGGATGGCATCGACCGGCGACGGCGCGGGAGGCACGACCTGGTGTATATCCGCGGCCGCCGCGGGCCGCCAGCGTGGCCCTCCTCGTCGAAGCACCTCGGTGAGATCGGACAGCGCCTCGCGGCGAAGGCCACCTGCGCGGCGGACTCCCGGATGGGGAGCTCGGGATGGATCACCCCATCACCGCACGCATCGAGGACCTGTCAGCAGAGATATGCGTAGAAATTCCCGAGGGCGCGAAGCGGCTCCACCATTTCCTGCTTGCCGTCCGCCAGAGCCGATTGCCTCCAGCGAATCGCTCGGTCGAGCATGGCTGCAATCCTCCGCTCCAGCTCGGGATCCCTCATGAGCGGCGCCCAGAGACGCATGCCTGCACCGTCGACACCTGCGCCACCGTAGGCGACCCAGCTGGCGGGATTCTCCCGCCTGAACTGGAGCAGAAACCTGTGAGCCGAGCCGTCAGAGAATTCCAGACTATTGATCGTGCCCGATCGCCACGTGACCAGCTCAGCCACGTCGAGCCCGCTCATCACGGTCGAGCGCCAGGTCGCTCCCAGGTCACTCGAGCTCCTGACGGCCTCGGGCACGAGCCCGTCACCCACGCCGAGCTCCACCGACGGCAGCACCCCCACGAAAGCCCAGGTGCCGAACAGTGCGCCGCGACGGTGGGAGCCTCGGAGGAGCCCCCCACAGTCGCAACGAATCGTCCACCGCCCATCGTCCAACCGCACCGGCTTACCGAGGAGCGATGCCAGCGGCAGCCCACAGGCGTCGCACGCCGTAGGAGGTCGCCAACCGTGGACCCCCTTGCGCACACCGAACGGAAGCCGCGAGAAACAGTTGTCGCAAAGGCTCATGCCTTCCAGCTGGATGCTTCCCGCCGTGAACGGGCACTCGATGTGCGCATTGTGCAAGGCGGTGGCTGTCACGCGTTCCAGGTGCCCACTCCTTTACCGAACCCGGTCACTGGACCGGGGACCAGGAAATCCACCCCACAGCCTGCGGGCACCCCGACGGCGCCGCAGGAGGCCTGCGACCACCTCAGGTCTTGTCCGTTCCGCCTGACGGATCCATCAAGTCGTCCACGAACCGGCGCATCAGGCGCACCAGGTCGCTGAAGTCTTCCTCACTCCACTTGGCGAGGATAGGGGCCGCAATCCTCTGACGGGCGGCGTCCAAGGCGTCGGTCATCTGCCGCCCCTTGTCGGTGATCACCGCCTCATGGATGCGACGATCGGCCGGGCTCGGTCGACGTTCGATCAGCCCCAGGCTCTCGAGCTTTGCGACCTGGCGGCTGACGGTCGTGTAATCGCGCCCGGCTCGGTCCGAAAGCTCGACCACGCCGATCGGCCCGAAGCGCTCGATCCCCACCAGCAGCGGAAAGAGGGCTCGATCCAGGGAGATGCCTGCCTCCGCGAGCAGCGCCTGATCGCGCTGCGGCTGATTCATGAGCGCGACCAGATCGACCATGGCTCCGTGGAGCTCGCGGAGCTTCTTTTTTATAATCCGTGTATTTTGCACAAATTCCCTTGACGCTCCGGGAGGCGCGACTATATGCATAGTACACATATCCGAGACGCAGTCCAACAAAAACGGAGGTCTCAGTGGAGTCTAATTTTTCGACGGATGTCCTGATCGTCGGCGCAGGTGCTGCTGGGTTGACCCTCGCCATCGAGCTCGCCCGTCGGGGCGTCGCGTTCCGGCTCATCGACAGGCTGGACCGGCCATTTCCCGGCTCGCGCGGCAAAGGGATCCAGCCGCGCAGCCAGGAGGTGTTCGAGGATCTGGGCATCCTCGACCGCGTCGTCGCGATCGGCGGTCTGTACCCACCCCCGCGGGAGTATCGCGATGACGGAGGCTACGAGGAGTCGCAGATCATGGATCCTCAGGACCCGACGCCTGGCGAGCCCTATCGCCTGGCGCTCCTCGTGCCTCAATTCCTGACCGAAGCCGCGATGCGCGAGCGTCTGGCGGAGCTCGGGAAGTACCCGGAGTTCGGCCGCGAGCTGAAGAGCTTCGAGCAGGATGGCGAGGGCGTCGACGCCCGCATCTCCGGCCCGACGGGTGAGGAGACCGTCCGCGTCCGCTATCTCGTCGGAGCGGACGGCGGCCGCAGCGTCGTACGGCAGGCGCTCGCGATCGGCTTTCCCGGCAAGACGATGGGGGTGCGCGCGGTCGTCGCCGACGTCGTC
The DNA window shown above is from Sorangium aterium and carries:
- a CDS encoding MarR family winged helix-turn-helix transcriptional regulator, which encodes MHIVAPPGASREFVQNTRIIKKKLRELHGAMVDLVALMNQPQRDQALLAEAGISLDRALFPLLVGIERFGPIGVVELSDRAGRDYTTVSRQVAKLESLGLIERRPSPADRRIHEAVITDKGRQMTDALDAARQRIAAPILAKWSEEDFSDLVRLMRRFVDDLMDPSGGTDKT